A stretch of DNA from Aliarcobacter thereius LMG 24486:
CCTAATTGGTATGTTGTTAAAGCTGCAAAATGAATATTTAAAGGAGATAAAAATCTTTTTGCATATACAAATGATGATGCTAATATAAAAGAACCAAGTAAAATATATATAATACCTTCAAAGTTTGCTTCAAAAAGTTGAGTATCAAATGGTTTTGATATTAAAATAACTCCTGAAAAACCCACTAAAATACCTAAAATCAGATTTAAACTAATCTTTTGATCTTTTATAAATATAGTTGCTAAAATAAAAGTAAATAAAGGTATTGTTCCACTTATCGCACCAGCAACTCCTGAAAGAAGTAAAGCTGCACCTTTCATATAAAAGAAGTAATATATTGAAGTTCCAAGTAAAGACATAATAATAAAATGAAAACTATATTTTAGATGTTCAAATCTTAAAACTTTTAAATATAAAGCATATAAAAATATTGGAATAAATCCAAATAAAACTCTTATTAGAACAGCTTGTTCTTCACTTAGAAGTTCACTTGCCCATTTCATATATATAAAGTTTGCACCCCAAATAATTCCAAGAGTCCAAAATAGAATAAATGGTAAATATTTAATCATAAATTATCCTTATTTTAAAAATAGAATAGAAGTATATAGTTTAATTTTTTTTTTGAATAGAATAAAATTGCACTTCATTTAAGCTAGAAACTACACACAAACTACACATAATAAATGCTAAATTTCCATAAATCAAAAAAAGGATTAAGAATGAAAAGTGTAATTAAAGTATTACTAGGACTATTTTTAGGATTGAGTTTCTTAAATGCAAATGCTATGCAAGAGAAGTTTAATGTAGATGGATATGAACTTGAACTTACAAGTAAAAGAGATTTAAGTGCAGGAAGCAACGAGTTTTTTGCAAAAATCACAAAAGATGGGAAAATTGTTAATGATGCTCAATTAAGAGTAAAGTTCTTTATGCCAGAGATGCCAGGAATGCCATATATGGAACATGATGGAGAAGGAAAATTTGATAAAGATTTATACAAATTTCATATTAATTTTTGTATGGATGGAACATGGCAATATAATATTAGATTTAAAACATCTGATGGGAAAGTTCAATCAATTAAAAGTAGTGTGAGTTTCTAAGATGAAAAAAATAGTTTTGGCTCTTTTTATCATATGTAATTTTATCTATGCTCTAACAATAGATGAGATAGTTTCTAAATCTTTAGAACAAAATTACGATATAAGAAGTTTGGAAAATTCAATTGAGATTGCTTCAAAAGAGCTAAGCAGAGTTAAAAAATGGCAAAACCCAGTTCTTGGGTTTTCGCTAAATAACATTAGCTTACATAAAGATGATAATGCAATGAAAATGAATAAAGAGTATGGAGTTAGTCTATCTCAAACAATTCCAATAGGAAGTAAGCTATCTTTAGAAAAAGATATAGCACAAAAAGATGAAGAGATAAAGAAACTTGAGCTTGAAGATAAAAAGTTGGAACTAGAATCAAAGATATATCAATACTCTTATACAATTTTAGTTTTAGAAAATAAAAGAGAGTTATTAAATGAGTATCAAAAAAACCTTCAAAGAGTAAAAGATCAATATTTAAAAATGTATGAAAGTGATAAAGTGACTTTTAATGAGCTATTAAATAGTGAAATTTCAAATTATGATGTTGAAGTTTTACAAAATGAGTTAGAGAATCAGATATCAAATTTGTATTTAAATTTGGAATTAATTACATATTTAAATGTGGATAAAATTGAAGATAATATAGCTTTAAAAGAGATAGATGATAGTTTATTAAAAGATTTCCAAACGAATCATCCTAAAATAGAGATACTAAGAGTTGAAAGTACAAAACAAAATAGCTATTCAAAACTAGAAGATGCGAAAAAGTTTTCAGAACTAACTCTTAGTTTAGAATATATGCAAGATGATGAACAAAACTGGGCGAATGTTATGATTAATTTTCCTCTTCCTATATATAACACAGAAAATATCAATAAATTAAAAGCAAAAATAAACTCAAGTGAGATAAAAAATAAAGAGCAGAGTCAAGTTCATAATTTAAAGTTACAAAATAAGATTTTACTAAATAATATAGAATTATCAAGAAAGAATTTAGCTCTTTTACAAGAAGAGATAATTCCAAAGAAGATTAAACTTCAAAAAGTATTAGAAGAGTTTGTGGCTTATTCAAAACTTAGTTTTGGTGATAATTTAAAGAATTTAAATGAATTAATCTCTTATGAATTAAAAGCAAATGAAGAGTTAGCAAAATATTTCGAAAATTATAGTGAACTTATTTATTATTCAAACAAAGGTATAAAATGAAAAAAATATTACTAATCCTATTTTTACTACTGCAATACAATTTTGCAGAGATTTTAGATGCAAAACAGTTATTCAATATA
This window harbors:
- a CDS encoding DMT family transporter, with product MIKYLPFILFWTLGIIWGANFIYMKWASELLSEEQAVLIRVLFGFIPIFLYALYLKVLRFEHLKYSFHFIIMSLLGTSIYYFFYMKGAALLLSGVAGAISGTIPLFTFILATIFIKDQKISLNLILGILVGFSGVILISKPFDTQLFEANFEGIIYILLGSFILASSFVYAKRFLSPLNIHFAALTTYQLGFAFIILAIVTDFTNIENILSDTHIFYGTIIGLGFLGTGITTILYYYLIQIIGPVRASSATYIPPAIALFIAYFLVDENIVLLDLIGTILIFSGVFLINKKKKN
- a CDS encoding TolC family protein — its product is MKKIVLALFIICNFIYALTIDEIVSKSLEQNYDIRSLENSIEIASKELSRVKKWQNPVLGFSLNNISLHKDDNAMKMNKEYGVSLSQTIPIGSKLSLEKDIAQKDEEIKKLELEDKKLELESKIYQYSYTILVLENKRELLNEYQKNLQRVKDQYLKMYESDKVTFNELLNSEISNYDVEVLQNELENQISNLYLNLELITYLNVDKIEDNIALKEIDDSLLKDFQTNHPKIEILRVESTKQNSYSKLEDAKKFSELTLSLEYMQDDEQNWANVMINFPLPIYNTENINKLKAKINSSEIKNKEQSQVHNLKLQNKILLNNIELSRKNLALLQEEIIPKKIKLQKVLEEFVAYSKLSFGDNLKNLNELISYELKANEELAKYFENYSELIYYSNKGIK
- a CDS encoding FixH family protein; translated protein: MKSVIKVLLGLFLGLSFLNANAMQEKFNVDGYELELTSKRDLSAGSNEFFAKITKDGKIVNDAQLRVKFFMPEMPGMPYMEHDGEGKFDKDLYKFHINFCMDGTWQYNIRFKTSDGKVQSIKSSVSF